The following are encoded in a window of Gaiellales bacterium genomic DNA:
- a CDS encoding polyprenyl synthetase family protein has translation MSGGLPPVIDQAAAAVAPALRSACERLTPEICAVVGYHLGWLDADGRPAELRGGKSVRGALALCSARAAGAEASAGIPGAVAVELVHTFSLLHDDIMDGDRERHGRPAAWTTFGRARAILAGDAALALAYRVLLDADSPAGGAALESLAEATERLIDGQALDLDLEGRAGATPEDCIRMCAGKTGALLECSASIGAVLAGAGDEVVAPLAAFGGHLGLAFQAVDDLLGIWGDPELTGKPVFGDLVQRKTSLPVAIALASGGDDAGELAGLLARARLAGAELERAAGLVEAGGGRAGAAAQARAELGKALAALDGAPIDAGARADLADVARFVAAREF, from the coding sequence GTGAGCGGGGGGCTTCCGCCCGTCATCGACCAGGCGGCGGCCGCCGTGGCCCCCGCCCTGCGCTCGGCATGCGAGCGGCTGACGCCCGAGATCTGCGCCGTCGTCGGCTACCACCTGGGCTGGCTCGACGCGGACGGCCGGCCGGCCGAGCTCCGGGGCGGCAAGTCGGTGCGGGGCGCGCTCGCGCTCTGCTCGGCCCGGGCCGCGGGGGCCGAAGCGTCGGCCGGCATCCCGGGAGCGGTGGCCGTCGAGCTGGTCCACACCTTCTCGCTCCTGCACGACGACATCATGGACGGCGACCGCGAGCGGCACGGCCGGCCGGCGGCCTGGACGACCTTCGGCCGCGCCCGGGCGATCCTGGCCGGCGACGCGGCGCTGGCGCTCGCCTACCGGGTGCTGCTCGACGCGGACTCGCCGGCGGGCGGCGCCGCGCTCGAGTCGCTGGCGGAGGCGACCGAGCGGCTGATCGACGGCCAGGCGCTCGACCTCGACCTCGAGGGCCGGGCCGGCGCGACGCCGGAGGACTGCATCCGCATGTGCGCCGGGAAGACCGGCGCCCTGCTCGAGTGCTCGGCGTCGATCGGCGCGGTCCTCGCGGGCGCGGGCGACGAGGTGGTCGCGCCGCTGGCGGCGTTCGGCGGGCACCTGGGGCTGGCGTTCCAGGCGGTCGACGACCTGCTGGGCATCTGGGGGGATCCGGAGCTGACCGGCAAGCCGGTGTTCGGCGATCTCGTGCAGCGCAAGACCTCGCTGCCCGTGGCGATCGCGCTCGCCTCGGGCGGCGACGACGCCGGCGAGCTCGCCGGCCTCCTCGCCCGGGCCCGGCTCGCCGGCGCGGAGCTCGAGCGGGCGGCCGGCCTGGTGGAGGCCGGCGGCGGCCGGGCCGGCGCCGCTGCCCAGGCGAGGGCGGAGCTCGGGAAGGCGCTGGCGGCGCTCGACGGCGCCCCCATCGACGCCGGAGCCCGCGCCGACCTGGCGGACGTCGCCCGCTTCGTGGCCGCGCGGGAGTTCTAG
- a CDS encoding universal stress protein — MRLRDRPASPPPPTIPEQSARTRPVVLATMAVPFEPDALRVALGAALESRAPLIVIDAVELPLWPQSIATRHADTELESDRACIRESVDQAAALGLQVEHLRVRSPHPIDALLEVAGEREAGLLVFGPDRGRLRPRSFARMVRRIRKRASCLLWVAGEGP, encoded by the coding sequence GTGAGGCTGCGCGACCGCCCCGCCAGCCCGCCACCGCCGACGATCCCCGAGCAGAGCGCGCGTACGCGGCCGGTGGTGCTGGCGACGATGGCGGTGCCGTTCGAGCCGGACGCGCTGCGGGTGGCGCTCGGCGCCGCGCTCGAGTCGCGGGCGCCGCTGATCGTGATCGACGCGGTCGAGCTGCCGCTCTGGCCGCAGTCGATCGCGACCCGCCACGCCGACACCGAGCTCGAGTCCGACCGGGCGTGCATCCGCGAGTCGGTCGACCAGGCCGCCGCGCTCGGCCTCCAGGTCGAGCACCTGCGCGTGCGCAGCCCCCACCCGATCGACGCCCTGCTCGAGGTGGCCGGCGAGCGCGAGGCCGGCCTGCTCGTGTTCGGCCCCGACCGCGGCCGCCTGCGGCCGCGCAGCTTCGCCCGCATGGTGCGGCGCATCCGCAAGCGCGCGTCGTGCCTGCTCTGGGTGGCCGGCGAAGGCCCCTGA
- a CDS encoding secondary thiamine-phosphate synthase enzyme YjbQ, whose protein sequence is MRIRFENHDLETEGCGQFIDLTDDVAKVVERSQVREGMAVVYSPHTTCAVVINERESGFIEDFQQMLENIAPRDGVYYRHDDLSIRTEGLEGDPHQVPNGHSHCRAALMGSASQTIPVIDGELTLGKWQKIFFCELDRARQRKVFIQVIGEG, encoded by the coding sequence ATGAGGATTCGATTCGAGAACCACGATCTTGAGACCGAAGGCTGTGGGCAGTTCATCGACCTGACCGACGATGTCGCCAAGGTGGTGGAGCGCAGCCAGGTGCGTGAGGGGATGGCGGTCGTGTACTCGCCGCACACCACCTGCGCCGTCGTGATCAACGAGCGCGAGAGCGGGTTCATCGAGGACTTCCAGCAGATGCTCGAGAACATCGCCCCGCGCGACGGGGTGTACTACCGCCACGACGACCTCTCCATCCGCACCGAAGGGCTCGAGGGCGACCCCCACCAGGTCCCGAACGGGCACTCGCACTGCCGTGCGGCGCTGATGGGCTCTGCCTCGCAGACGATCCCCGTGATCGACGGGGAGCTCACGCTCGGCAAGTGGCAGAAGATCTTCTTCTGCGAGCTCGACCGGGCCCGCCAGCGCAAGGTGTTCATCCAGGTCATCGGCGAGGGATGA